The window TTCCGGGGGCTACTTCCGAACAGGTGGAAGACCAATTAGCCACCAAAGTGGAAAGTTTTCTTTACGGTTTTAAAGAAGTAAACCGGGAGAAAACGTATTCCATATCCAGAGAAGGAATGTTGGTTGTGTTTGTGGAAGTAAACAACAACGTAAAAGACCCTGATGGCTTTTGGGATAAAATAAAATTCGGCCTCAGCGAATTAAAATTACAGTTGCCACCGCAGGTACTTGCGCTGATTGCCAACAATGATTTTGGCGATACAGCCGCTTTGCTACTTACCATACAATCAGAAAGCAAAACCTATAAAGAGCTGGAGAAAGAATTGAAAATTATCGAAACGGAATTGCGAAAAATAAAGGCCGTTTCTAAAGTAAAACACTACGGAATTCAACAGGAACAGATAGCCATTTATCTGGATAATGCTAAACTGGCTTATTACGGTGTGCGTCCTATTACGGTGCTTGCCGCCATGCAATTGGAGGGTGCTGTGTATTACGGTGGCGAACTCAATAATTCAGAATTGATTACACCGATACATATTCCAGCAAATTTCAAATCGGAAGAAGACATTAAAAACCAAATCGTGTATGCCGATCCTGCTGGTAACATCATCCGGATGAAAGATATTGCTACTGTAGTTAGAAAATATAAGGAACCTGACTCTTTCATAAAAAACAATGGGGCAAAAAGCTTGCTGGTGTCATTGGAAATGCAACCTGGCAACAACATTGTTGATTTTGGGAAACAGGTGGATCAATCCCTCGCTTCCATCCGGACTAAAATTTCTTCTGATGTAAATCTGGATAAGATTGCTGATATGCCAACAGCCGTAGATCGTTCCATTATTCATTTCCTGAAAGAATTTTTCATTGCTATTATCGCTGTGATCATCGTTACGATGTTGTTATTGCCTTTACGGGTAGCTGCGGTTGCCGGCGTAACGATCCCCATTACCATTTTTATAACCGTAGGCATTTTATATTTATTAGGTGTTGAACTACACACCGTTTCGCTTGCAGGATTAATCGTTGTATTAGGCATGGTGGTGGATAATGCCATTGTTGTTATTGATAGTCATGTAGAAAAATTAGATCATGGCGAAACGCCCTGGGATGCTGCCTGGAAAAGTGCGACAGAACTTTTTGTTCCGGTATTTTCTGCTACCCTTGCCATTATCGCTACCTATGTTCCTTTGGTATTTTTCTTATCTGGAATGACCGGTGATTTTGTTGGTTCTCTGCCTGTTACCATTGGTGTGGCCTTGTTTACGTCTATGCTGGTGGCCTACTTTCTGGTTCCTTACATGAGCTATGTATTTATCAAAAAAGGAGTCAGGAAAGGAGAAGCGGAAGAAGCAAAAGCCGATAAGAAGTCACTACTCGATTGGGTGCAACAGTTTTATAATAGCACACTCGAAAGTGCCTTCAGAGGACCAAAGCTGACCATGCTGGTAGGCTTACTCTCCATTTTATTAGGCGGAGCAATCATGGCACTGTTGCCACGACAGTTATTTCCAAAAGTGGAGAGGAATCAGTTTGCCGTAGAAATTTATCTACCGGAAGGATACACACTTGCCCAAACAGTTGCTGTTGCCGATAGTATGGAGGTATTGCTCATGAGTGATAGTCGGGTGGTTAATGTAGCCTCCTTCATGGGTACCAGCTCACCACGTTTCCACACTACCTACGCACCTAATTTCCCATCAAAAAATTATGCGCAGTTGGTAGTCAATACCATAACAGCCGACGATGCCGTGGCAATATTGGATGAATATGAAGCAAAACGCAATATTTTTCCAAATGCCTATGTGCGCATGAAACAATTGGATATGCTGAGCACAACCGCTCCGATTGAAGTACGGATTTCCGGTAACAACATTGATTCCATAAAAGCCATCGCTGAAAATGTAAAAAGTATAATGCAACAAAACGATGCTGTTATATGGGCGCGTACGGATTATCTTAATAAAAGGCAGGGTGTGCGTGTAGATGTGAATGATGAACTCGCCAACCGGTTAGGGTTGACCCGAGGACTAATCGCCTCTTCAATAGCATCTGGTTTCTCTGGGATACCTATAGGTACAGTTTGGGAAGGAGATTATCCGGTAGATGTGAAGGTCATTAATCCAATCGATAAAAGAGATGGTTTTGATGATATCGAAAATCAAAATGTAACATCCCTGTTTTTGAGTGCCACAGTTCCTGTGCGACAGGTAACTACCATAACCACCGACTGGAGCGAAGGGCAAATTATCCGCAGGAACGGTGTACGAACTATTACGGTGCGAGCGGATGTAAAAAGAGGGGTGCTACCTTATAAAATATTAGCTGAACTAAAGCCGGAACTCAAAAAAATAAAAACAGGTTCCGATGTTCAACTCACGTATGGCGGTGAGGAGGAAAGTGAATTGGAAAATTATACACCGCTGAGCAAAGCCATGCTGGCAGGCGTAATGTTGATTTATTTTATTTTGCTTTTCCAGTTTAAGCGATCGAGATTAGTCTTTTTAGTGATGCTGACCATGCCTTTAAGTTTTCTGGGTGCGGCTATGGGTTTAGTACTTACCGGTTATCCTTTTGGGCTTACCTCCTTCCTCGGAATAATGAGCCTTATGGGTATCGTCGTGCGCAATGGCATTATCCTGATTGATTATGCTGAAGAGCTCCGCAACAAGAACGGAATGTTATTGGCGGAAGCAGCGGTGGCTGCCGGTAAGCGTAGAATGCGCCCCATATTTCTCACTTCTTTTGCGGCTGCCGTTGGCGTGGTGCCGATGATTGTAAGTGGCTCATCTCTTTGGGGGCCTTTAGGTGCTGTAGTTTGCTTTGGACTGCTGATATCCATGATACTTACCTTGTATGTGCTGCCTGTGATGTATCATCAATCACTTAAGAAATCAATTGCTTAAAATTCTTTAGAATGAAAAAGATAATTATCATAGCTGCCACTTTATTTCTCATAACAGAAGGATACAGCCAGACAACGCTGAGCCTACAAGAAAGTAAAGACTTGGCGATTAAAAATAATGTACACATTAAAAACAGTGCATTGGAAATGGAGATGGCTCAGGAGGTAAAGAAAAATGCTTTTACCAACTACTTTCCTAAAGTAAGTGCAACAGCATTTGCTATGCGTGCGATGGACCCCATCATTAAATTCAATATGCCGGGAGGAAATTTGCCGGTATATGACGGCAATCCGGCTAACCTCGCAACGGCAACAGAGTTTGCTTATTTTCCAGGTTTAAACCTCCAGCTTTTAGATAGAGCAACGGTTGGATTACTCAATATAACCCAACCCATTTTTGTTGGTGGAAAAATCAGCAACGGAAATAAACTCGCCCAATTGGGAGTTGACGTAAAAGAGAAGCAACAACAATTAAGTTTAAATGAAACGCTATTAAAAACAGAACAACAATACTGGCAGATTGTAGTGCTTCAGGAAAAAGAAAAGACCATCGCACAATATGAAGCGTTGTTAAACGATGTAAGCAAGCAAGTAAAGGATGCCTTCAAATCAGGGTTAATTATTAAAAACGATGCGTTGAAAGTACAGATAAAGCAAAGTGAACTTAGAACCAATAAAAGCAAACTGCAAAGCGGCAAGCAGTTAGCGATTAGGCAGTTCTGTCAAACCATCGGTATAGTGTATGACTCAGCGCTGGTATTGCAGGAAGATTTGCAAAACATACAATTGCCAAACACTTATTACACCGATATCGAAGCTGCATTACCAAACCGGGCAGAATATCAGTTGTTGCAGCAATCGGTAAAAGCAGAGCAGTTACAAACTAAAATGAAAAGGGGCGATTATATGCCTCAGTTAGCTGTAGGTGCTGCTGGTTATTCCTTCAACAGCTATTACGAAGGAACTAATACTACTACCAATGGTTTGGTTTATGGCACAGTGTCTATACCCATTTCCGATTGGTGGGGAGGCTCGCACGCCATCAAGGAACATAAAATCAAGGAACAAATTGCCGAGAACACTTTCAATGATACCAAAGGTTTATTAAAGCTTCAGATGGAAAAAGCCTGGACTGATGTAAACGAATCTTATCGTCAAATTATAATGATGGAAGAAACTGTAAAGCAAACCGATGAGAATCTGAAAGTAATGCAGACCAGTTATAACAGTGGTGTTGTCACCCTTTCGGACTTACTGGAAGCACAAGCACTGCAAACAGAAACTGCTGATAAATTGATTGAAGCCAAAACTCAATATCAACTGGCAATATCAACCTATTTACAAGTTACCGGTACCAGTAGAGAGGTTAAGAACATGCGTTAAAGCAATGCTATTTGTACTCAAAAGTAGAAATGGCTAACCATCTGGATTAAATGATAGAATAGAAATTAATGAATGAATTTTAAAAGATGAAAAGGAAAGTATCATTAGTATTATCAAGTGGCGGCTCAAGAGGGCTGGCTCATATTGGTGCTATTAATGAATTGGAGAAACAAGGGTTTGAAATATCCTCTATTTCGGGATCTTCTATAGGCGCTGTTATTGGCGGACTCCACGCGATGGGTAAATTACCCGAATACACCGATTGGGTAAAAACAATAAACCGACAGGTAATCTGGGGACTTTTGGATTTTGCTTTGTCAACCTCCGGGTTACTGAAAGGGGATAAAGTATTTGACAAAATGAAAACAATTATCCCCGACATGAACATTGAGGAGATGCGTATTCCTTTTGCGGCTGTAGCTACTGATCTGCTGAACGAACGCGAAATGATTTTTAAATCGGGTAGTTTTTATGAGGCCATTCGGGCATCGGTAGCAATTCCAACCGTTTTTATACCGGTTATGTATAAGAACTTATTGCTGGTAGACGGGGGGGTGTTAAATCCGGTTCCCATTGAGTATGTAGAACGTAAACAGGATTACATTCTTGTTGTGGTAAATCTATACGGAGATAAAAAAAATGAATTAAACAAAAATGTTTTGCCAAATAACAATTCGAACGATAACCAGCTTAATGGCCTCATGAAAAATATGGCCAAACTGGTTTCATCAGGAGATAAAGGAAGTTTAGGTTATTATTCTATGTTAACCACAACCACTGCTGCTATGATACATAAAATTGCCAGGCAGCATATTGAAAGGTACAAACCGGATATCTTAATCAATATCCCTAATGATTCGGCCAATACCTTCGACTTTCATAAAGCAGATGAACTGATAAAAATAGGGGAAATGGTTGCCAGTGAACAAATAACAAAGTATAGAATATTATAATTATTAAGAGATGGGAAGCTATTCTAAACTCCGTAAAATTATTCATGTTTTTCATCTCTATGGGATCAATTTATTGGGAAAAAGAAAATATGACAACTTCTATCAAGAGCTAAAAATGGATAAGGTTTTTGTATTAGGGCTAATCTTCGAGTTGGAACTTGTTACCAAAAATCAACTTAATGATGAAGATGCGTATTCAGCCCAGGTTCCAGCTTATATTATAGAAAAATTGATTAAATAATTAAAACACATTGACATGAGTGCACAAAAGAAATACAAAATGTATGAAAATCCGATAATGGAATTTCTATCGATCGAGTGTGTAATCTTAACTCTGTCTAAAGCTTTGAATTTTAAGATAGAGCAGTATGAAAGAACAAGAATCAGCATTCAAGAAAAAAGTATTAAAACAGTTTTTATCAGGTGACAACCTGTTCCGAAAGGACGGAGCCTTAGCGCCGATACTCAAAGAGTTTTTGGAAGAGGCGCTCCACGCAGAGATGGAAGAGCATCTTCGGGATGAAGAAAATGGTTGGTCATCGGGCAACAAGCGAAACGGCACGGGCAACAAGATTGTCAAGAGTAACCTGGGAGAAGTAACGATCGAGACCCCACAGGACCGAAAAAGTGGCTTTGAGCCTAAAATAGTGAAAAAAAGGCAGCGCATATTAGCCGACAGTCTGGAAGACCAGATCCGCCCTGTATGGCATGGGAGGCAGTATGTGGGATATATCAGCCCATATCCGGGAGATGTATATACAGAGGTCTCCACCGAAGTGATCAGCGGGATTACAGACCGGGTGGTCCCAAAGGTGAAAGAATGGCAGAGCCGTCCTTTAGAGGATGTATATTGTATCGTATGGCTTGATGCGATGCACTTCAAGGTGCGGGAAGATGGTAAGGTGAGGCATAAGGCCCTGTACAATGTTTTGGGTATCAACAAATAAGGGAAGAAAGAGCTGTTGGGCATGTTTCTTTCTGAAAGTGAGGGGGCCAACTTCTGGCTCCAGGTCCTAAGTGACCTGCAGCACCGTGGGGTAAAGGATATCCTGATCGCCTGTACAGATAACCTGACGGGATTCCCTGAAGCAATCCATTCTATTTTCCCTAAGGCTGAGGTACAGCTCTGTATCGTCCACCAGATCCGCAACAGCCTGAAGTATGTAGCTAGTAAGGAGCAGAAGGAGCTTGCCGCTGACCTGAAACTTATCTATGGGGCAGATACCAAAGACGGGGCAGAGTCTGCCCTGTTGGACCTGGAAGAAAAGTGGGGGAAGAAATACCCTGTGGTGGTCCGTTCATGGAACAGCAACTGGGAACGTCTTAGTGCCTATTTTGCCTATACCAAACCCAACAGAAAGATCATTTATACCACCAACGCGGTTGAAGGCTATCACCGGCAGGTTAGGAAAGTCACCAAAATAAAAGGGGCTTTCACAAGTGATATGGCACTGCTGAAACTGGTGTATCTTGCTGCAAAGAGGATCGAACGGAAATGGACGGCCCCTATCCATAACTGGGGGTTGACAGTCCAACAGTTTGCCATTAGATTTGAGGGGAGGTTAGTTTTGGACGCGGAATAAAATAATTATTTAGTTCCCTTCTCTTGGGTTACCCCAAGAGAAGGGAAGGACAGAGTTCGGCTAACACTCCCCTCCCACATTGTATAAACGTAATTAGGGCTGAAGTGCTTGATTAGCCTTTTTCTACAAATTAATTTTTTACATGTGCGTGTCTTTGTTCAAAAAACCGTATTAAAATCAAGCAAAACGTAAAGTCTTTCATAAGAAACAAAGCCATCCTTTCAGGTGGCTTTAATTGTGCAAAAAGGAGTAACCTTTTCCTAAATCCCATAATGCTTAGCAACCGCCGTCAGAATCATATCTCTCATTGAAGCCTTGGTTTCCCTACCTATCTCATATTTTAACTTATCGAACATATCAGTTGGAATCCGGAGTGAGTAGATTTTCACATCTTCTGTGTCAAACTCTTTGCTTGATGATTTTTCTTTTTGTTGTATCTCAGATTCAGGGTTGATCAGCATTCCGAGACCTCTTTGTTTTGCGCCAAGGTTTTTGTTTCCCTTGCTAGGATCGTTCAGTTTCTTCGCCATATTTTTATCAGTTTAACTTGCTTAAAATTTCATCGACCAGCAGTTCATAATCCTTAGCTCCGTTCGAGTCTGGTGCATAGTCAAATATGCTTTGTCCCTGCAGCTGTGCTTCGGCCAATGCTACGTTGATTCGGATTTTGGTGTCGAACACTTTATCCTGGAGATCCTCGGTGAGTTTCTCCACAATGGTTTTGGTCAGGATTCGGTTTGGGTTGATTTGGGTAATAAACACTCCACCGATGGATTTGCTACAAAAAACTGGACAATATTTTTAAGCCTGTTTCTGATTTGATTTAATGCCGCCTGCCGCGGGGCTACTCAACTAATGAGTGGGATTTAGAAAAAAAATCCCCCTCATTAGTTCGAGTTCAGTTTTCTTTAGGCTGCTTTTGTTTTTGTTTTTTCTCCGAATTGCTCCGGGGTGAGGTAATTCAAGTAGGAATGTTTTCTCTTTTTGTTGTACCATATTTCGATAAACTCAAAAATCTCAATCTGTGTCTGTCCGATGTTCAATAGTGGAAGCTGGTAGATCAATTCTGATTTGATGATTTTAAAGAAGTTCTCTGCCACGGCATTGTCCCAACAGTTTCCTTTTCGGCTCATACTCTGGATTATCCGGTGGTTCTGCAACAAGGACCTGAACTCTTCACAGGCGTACTGGACTCCACGGTCGGAATGGAATATCAATTCATTGGGATTTACCGGCCTGTTTCTCAGTGCCATTTGCAGTGCTGCGACCACCGTTGGATTCGCCTCCAGTGTCCTGCTCATAGACCAACCGATGATTTTCCGGTCGAATAGATCCATTACTATTGTCAGATATAGCCAGCCTTGCTGAGTTCTTACATAAGTGATATCGGACACCCATTTCTCTCCCGGTCGTGTAGCGGTAAAATCCCGGTCTAACACGTTCTTTGACGGAGCATACGGATGATCAGATTCGGTGGTACATACCTTGAATTTCTTACTGATGACACTCCGGATACCCATCAATTTCATCAGTCTGGCTACCCTGGGTCTGGAGATAAAGATCCCTCGGCCCTCGAGCTCCAGGGTCAGTTTTGGACTGCCAAGTCTGGATTTGGTTTGCGCTGTCACCTCTTGGATGGTTTGTCGCAATACATCGTTTTCTAAGGCTCTTTTGGAAGGTTTCCTGTTTAGCCAATCGTAAAAACTACTTCTGGAAACACCGAAAACCTGACACATCTTCTCAACAGCAAATTCCTCTCGGTGATCGCTCATGAACCTGAATATTTGTTGTCGCTCTTGGAGAAGATGCTTACGGCCTTTTTTAAGATATCCCGCTCGATCTGGGCTTCTTTCAGCGCTTTTTTCAATTCGGCTATTTCACGTTGCTCAGCACTCAGTATCGGTTTTCCGTTCCCTGCAAAGCTTTGATCACCGTGGAATTCATACTCCCTACTCCAACGGCGTACCATATCGCCGGGGATTCCCAGCTCCCTACCAATCTCATTGGATGATTTACCACCCTTGTGAAGTTCGACAACCATCTTCTTAAATTCCTTGTCAAAGCTTCTTCTTGTCCTGTCTTTCATTGATTCTAAGTTAAGGGGCTTAACTTACTGTCCAATCAAATGTAGCAGCTTCATTCCTTCTCTTTAATCAGCTTTCCAATGTCTTTTAAACGGGTCTTTAAACGCTTGTTCAAAGTATCATCCAGCCAATAGCGGATTAGGTTTTCAGTATCATCTTCACTGATGAGGTTGTAGAGCCTTTCAACGTCCGTTTTGAGGGTGTTTAGAATCAGCTTTGAGTAGTACTTGGTTTTGTTGTCAAATGGCCTTTCAAATTTGATTTCATACCGGAATTGATAATCAGTGGAGGCTTCTTTCAGGGCACGGAACTTTGGAGCAAACTTTTCGTCCACGCTGTTTTTCTCTGACCAAGGGCGAAGCCCCTGGTAGAGAATGTCGTCAAGTATTTTTGTTTGATTGTTAGATAATATTTTCATCATTCAAAATTGAGAAGCTGTTTTTGGAATGATTCTTTAACGTTATCC is drawn from Belliella baltica DSM 15883 and contains these coding sequences:
- a CDS encoding transposase, which translates into the protein MKDRTRRSFDKEFKKMVVELHKGGKSSNEIGRELGIPGDMVRRWSREYEFHGDQSFAGNGKPILSAEQREIAELKKALKEAQIERDILKKAVSIFSKSDNKYSGS
- a CDS encoding TolC family protein, whose amino-acid sequence is MKKIIIIAATLFLITEGYSQTTLSLQESKDLAIKNNVHIKNSALEMEMAQEVKKNAFTNYFPKVSATAFAMRAMDPIIKFNMPGGNLPVYDGNPANLATATEFAYFPGLNLQLLDRATVGLLNITQPIFVGGKISNGNKLAQLGVDVKEKQQQLSLNETLLKTEQQYWQIVVLQEKEKTIAQYEALLNDVSKQVKDAFKSGLIIKNDALKVQIKQSELRTNKSKLQSGKQLAIRQFCQTIGIVYDSALVLQEDLQNIQLPNTYYTDIEAALPNRAEYQLLQQSVKAEQLQTKMKRGDYMPQLAVGAAGYSFNSYYEGTNTTTNGLVYGTVSIPISDWWGGSHAIKEHKIKEQIAENTFNDTKGLLKLQMEKAWTDVNESYRQIIMMEETVKQTDENLKVMQTSYNSGVVTLSDLLEAQALQTETADKLIEAKTQYQLAISTYLQVTGTSREVKNMR
- a CDS encoding patatin-like phospholipase family protein, producing the protein MKRKVSLVLSSGGSRGLAHIGAINELEKQGFEISSISGSSIGAVIGGLHAMGKLPEYTDWVKTINRQVIWGLLDFALSTSGLLKGDKVFDKMKTIIPDMNIEEMRIPFAAVATDLLNEREMIFKSGSFYEAIRASVAIPTVFIPVMYKNLLLVDGGVLNPVPIEYVERKQDYILVVVNLYGDKKNELNKNVLPNNNSNDNQLNGLMKNMAKLVSSGDKGSLGYYSMLTTTTAAMIHKIARQHIERYKPDILINIPNDSANTFDFHKADELIKIGEMVASEQITKYRIL
- a CDS encoding efflux RND transporter permease subunit produces the protein MTTHKFNVIELAMRYKQIAITITSLLVLFGIFSLWVMPRNEFPEFIIRQGLIIGVFPGATSEQVEDQLATKVESFLYGFKEVNREKTYSISREGMLVVFVEVNNNVKDPDGFWDKIKFGLSELKLQLPPQVLALIANNDFGDTAALLLTIQSESKTYKELEKELKIIETELRKIKAVSKVKHYGIQQEQIAIYLDNAKLAYYGVRPITVLAAMQLEGAVYYGGELNNSELITPIHIPANFKSEEDIKNQIVYADPAGNIIRMKDIATVVRKYKEPDSFIKNNGAKSLLVSLEMQPGNNIVDFGKQVDQSLASIRTKISSDVNLDKIADMPTAVDRSIIHFLKEFFIAIIAVIIVTMLLLPLRVAAVAGVTIPITIFITVGILYLLGVELHTVSLAGLIVVLGMVVDNAIVVIDSHVEKLDHGETPWDAAWKSATELFVPVFSATLAIIATYVPLVFFLSGMTGDFVGSLPVTIGVALFTSMLVAYFLVPYMSYVFIKKGVRKGEAEEAKADKKSLLDWVQQFYNSTLESAFRGPKLTMLVGLLSILLGGAIMALLPRQLFPKVERNQFAVEIYLPEGYTLAQTVAVADSMEVLLMSDSRVVNVASFMGTSSPRFHTTYAPNFPSKNYAQLVVNTITADDAVAILDEYEAKRNIFPNAYVRMKQLDMLSTTAPIEVRISGNNIDSIKAIAENVKSIMQQNDAVIWARTDYLNKRQGVRVDVNDELANRLGLTRGLIASSIASGFSGIPIGTVWEGDYPVDVKVINPIDKRDGFDDIENQNVTSLFLSATVPVRQVTTITTDWSEGQIIRRNGVRTITVRADVKRGVLPYKILAELKPELKKIKTGSDVQLTYGGEEESELENYTPLSKAMLAGVMLIYFILLFQFKRSRLVFLVMLTMPLSFLGAAMGLVLTGYPFGLTSFLGIMSLMGIVVRNGIILIDYAEELRNKNGMLLAEAAVAAGKRRMRPIFLTSFAAAVGVVPMIVSGSSLWGPLGAVVCFGLLISMILTLYVLPVMYHQSLKKSIA
- a CDS encoding ParA family protein translates to MFITQINPNRILTKTIVEKLTEDLQDKVFDTKIRINVALAEAQLQGQSIFDYAPDSNGAKDYELLVDEILSKLN
- a CDS encoding IS3 family transposase, translating into MEKSAERSPDRAGYLKKGRKHLLQERQQIFRFMSDHREEFAVEKMCQVFGVSRSSFYDWLNRKPSKRALENDVLRQTIQEVTAQTKSRLGSPKLTLELEGRGIFISRPRVARLMKLMGIRSVISKKFKVCTTESDHPYAPSKNVLDRDFTATRPGEKWVSDITYVRTQQGWLYLTIVMDLFDRKIIGWSMSRTLEANPTVVAALQMALRNRPVNPNELIFHSDRGVQYACEEFRSLLQNHRIIQSMSRKGNCWDNAVAENFFKIIKSELIYQLPLLNIGQTQIEIFEFIEIWYNKKRKHSYLNYLTPEQFGEKTKTKAA